The Celeribacter marinus genome window below encodes:
- a CDS encoding [protein-PII] uridylyltransferase, which produces MSAALTDAWKDASDAASIRAATVAVLNEANTNGRAVIEAAIKQAPSNARPALTSYAWLTDCLVTSVLFTAMTKLHPNPTPTEGERIAVLAVGGYGRGEMSPHSDVDLLFLAPHKINGWIESVVESMLYMFWDMHLKVGHATRTIKDCIRLGREDFTIRTSMLEIRQLAGNVDLADELHTRLRDDLFKGTAREFIEAKLEERSERHRKQGGQRYVVEPNVKEGKGGLRDLQSLFWIAKYVHGVRRTADLVNAGVFTADEYLQFEEAETFLHATRNAMHLIANRPMDQLTFDLQVEVAEFLGFIDHTGRRAVEHFMQAYFRHATRVGELTRIFLTTLEDSHVKQEPALQRFFKRKRKVGHGFYVERGRLNFANEADFLGNTVNILRLFEEALRTGHLIHPDAMRCISANLDKIDSAMRDNPEAQRIFMDLMLKNGNPERALRRMNELGVLGAFIPEFQVIVAMMQFNMYHSYTVDEHTIQVISNLAQIEREELVEELPVASGILKRGVNRRVLYVALLLHDIGKGRKEDHSILGAQISRKVAPLLGLKPAECETVEWLIRYHLLMSDVAQKRDLSDPRTVRDFAKAVKTRERLDLLTVLTVCDIRGVGPGVWNNWKAVLLRNLHAQTAHALEHGLEAVNREAREGEAKKSLRAALSDWPQPDLRAEVQRHYGPYWQGLPTSAHMIFATLLKEIKDDQISIDITPDEDRDATRTCFALADHPGIFSRLAGALALVGANVVDARTYTTRDGYATAAFWIQDNDGHPFEQSRLPRLRQMIQKTLRGEVVARDALIPRDKIKKRESAFRVPTSISFDNDGSEIFTIIEVDTRDRAGLLYDLTRALADNHISIATAQIATYGEQVVDSFYVKDMFGMKLHAESKQASLEKKLRDAITQGAQRAKNS; this is translated from the coding sequence GTGAGCGCCGCCCTCACCGATGCGTGGAAAGACGCATCGGATGCGGCATCTATTCGTGCGGCCACCGTTGCCGTTTTGAACGAGGCCAACACCAATGGGCGCGCGGTCATTGAGGCGGCGATCAAACAAGCGCCAAGCAATGCACGCCCCGCGCTCACGTCCTATGCATGGCTGACAGATTGTCTTGTCACATCCGTGTTGTTTACGGCGATGACCAAGCTGCATCCGAACCCGACCCCAACAGAGGGCGAACGGATTGCCGTGCTGGCTGTGGGTGGATACGGACGCGGGGAAATGTCGCCGCACTCCGATGTCGATTTGCTGTTTCTTGCGCCGCACAAAATCAACGGTTGGATCGAAAGTGTGGTCGAAAGCATGCTCTACATGTTCTGGGACATGCACCTCAAAGTTGGCCATGCCACCCGCACGATCAAGGACTGTATCCGCTTGGGACGTGAAGATTTCACGATCCGCACATCCATGCTCGAAATCCGCCAACTCGCAGGAAATGTTGATCTGGCGGATGAGTTACACACCAGATTGCGCGATGATCTATTCAAGGGCACAGCCCGCGAATTCATTGAGGCCAAGCTCGAAGAGCGCTCCGAGCGCCACCGCAAACAAGGTGGACAACGCTATGTGGTCGAGCCAAACGTCAAAGAGGGCAAAGGTGGACTTCGGGATCTACAATCGCTTTTTTGGATCGCAAAATATGTCCACGGCGTGCGCCGCACCGCTGATCTGGTCAATGCTGGCGTTTTCACAGCCGACGAATACCTTCAGTTCGAAGAGGCGGAAACGTTTTTGCACGCCACGCGCAACGCAATGCATCTTATCGCAAATCGACCAATGGATCAGCTCACCTTTGACCTTCAGGTCGAGGTCGCCGAGTTTTTGGGCTTTATTGACCACACGGGTCGGCGCGCGGTTGAACATTTCATGCAGGCCTATTTTCGTCACGCCACACGCGTTGGGGAATTGACCCGTATTTTCCTCACAACACTTGAGGACTCGCACGTCAAACAAGAGCCGGCTTTGCAACGTTTTTTCAAACGAAAGCGAAAGGTCGGGCACGGGTTTTATGTCGAGCGCGGGCGGCTCAACTTTGCCAATGAGGCCGACTTTCTTGGCAACACTGTCAATATCTTGCGCTTGTTCGAAGAGGCGCTGCGCACAGGCCATTTGATCCATCCCGATGCGATGCGGTGTATTTCCGCCAATCTCGACAAAATCGACTCCGCGATGCGCGACAACCCCGAGGCGCAGCGGATTTTCATGGATTTAATGCTTAAAAACGGCAATCCGGAACGCGCCCTGAGGCGAATGAACGAGCTTGGTGTTTTGGGCGCCTTTATTCCCGAATTCCAAGTGATCGTGGCGATGATGCAATTCAATATGTATCACAGCTACACCGTCGACGAACACACCATCCAAGTGATTTCCAACCTCGCACAAATCGAGCGCGAGGAGCTTGTCGAGGAGCTTCCAGTTGCTTCGGGCATTCTAAAACGTGGTGTAAATCGTCGGGTTCTTTATGTCGCCTTGCTGTTGCACGATATTGGCAAGGGTCGCAAAGAAGACCATTCAATTTTGGGCGCGCAAATCTCGCGCAAGGTCGCGCCACTACTGGGCCTAAAACCTGCGGAATGCGAAACCGTGGAGTGGCTGATCCGGTATCACCTGTTGATGTCGGACGTGGCGCAAAAGCGTGATTTGTCCGACCCGCGCACCGTGCGCGACTTTGCCAAAGCGGTGAAAACGCGCGAACGTCTCGATCTGCTCACTGTGTTGACGGTATGCGACATCCGCGGTGTTGGCCCCGGCGTTTGGAACAACTGGAAAGCGGTTTTGCTTCGTAATTTGCACGCTCAGACCGCACATGCACTTGAACACGGGCTTGAGGCCGTGAACCGTGAGGCCCGCGAAGGCGAGGCGAAAAAGTCCCTGCGTGCCGCATTGTCCGATTGGCCACAACCCGACCTGCGCGCAGAGGTCCAGCGCCATTATGGCCCCTATTGGCAAGGGTTGCCCACGTCCGCACATATGATTTTTGCCACACTGCTCAAAGAGATCAAAGACGATCAGATCAGTATCGATATCACACCCGACGAGGACCGCGATGCGACCCGCACGTGTTTCGCGTTGGCCGATCACCCTGGCATTTTCTCACGTCTGGCCGGGGCCTTGGCCCTTGTGGGCGCAAATGTCGTGGACGCACGGACTTATACCACGCGCGATGGTTACGCGACGGCCGCATTCTGGATTCAGGACAATGACGGCCACCCGTTTGAGCAAAGCCGTTTGCCGCGCCTGCGCCAGATGATCCAAAAAACCCTACGTGGCGAGGTTGTGGCGCGAGATGCACTCATCCCGCGCGACAAAATCAAAAAGCGCGAAAGTGCGTTTCGCGTGCCAACCTCCATCAGTTTTGACAATGATGGCTCCGAAATCTTTACCATTATAGAGGTCGACACCCGTGACCGTGCGGGCCTGTTGTACGATCTCACCCGCGCTCTTGCCGACAATCACATCTCGATTGCCACCGCTCAAATCGCGACCTACGGCGAACAAGTGGTCGATAGCTTTTACGTCAAGGACATGTTCGGAATGAAACTTCACGCCGAAAGCAAACAAGCCTCGCTTGAGAAAAAGCTACGAGATGCAATCACGCAGGGCGCACAAAGGGCTAAAAATTCATGA
- the murJ gene encoding murein biosynthesis integral membrane protein MurJ has translation MKPIRLIKGFVTVGGWTLMSRVMGFVRDALIAAFLGAGPAAEAFVVAFSLPNMFRRFFAEGTLNVAFVPLFSKKLDAQAEAKEFAEDTLSVLASMLIALTLVATLAMPFLVSAMAAGFIGDARFDLAVDFGRVAFPYIFFIALSALFAGILNASGKFAAAAAAPVMLNIILSGAMVGAAWMGWDVAKALIWSVPLAGIAQLAIVWRAAAKIGFNLRPRFPRMTPELKTLLILAGPAALAGGVVQINLLIGRQVASFGEAGALQYLNLADRLYQLPLGVVAIAIGVVLLPDLSRRLHAGDGAGARDASNRAMEFALLLTVPSAVALMIVPEPLISFLFQRGRFTPEDAQKTAMAVAIYGVGLPAFVMQKVLQPLYFAREDTRTPFRFALWAMVINAVVAIGLSFAIGYLAAAVATTLAAWTMVWLLWRGTKTMGDDVKIDARLRSRAPRIFIASAIMGAYVYGVNILLAPVYDLSRGLAVFIMVASGIAVYFVAAYAIGAMKLSDLKAAVKRG, from the coding sequence ATGAAGCCGATCCGCCTGATCAAGGGCTTTGTCACGGTTGGGGGATGGACCCTCATGAGCCGTGTTATGGGGTTCGTTCGTGACGCGCTGATTGCCGCATTTTTGGGCGCTGGCCCCGCAGCCGAAGCCTTCGTTGTCGCCTTCTCGCTCCCCAACATGTTCCGCCGGTTCTTTGCCGAGGGTACACTCAATGTTGCCTTTGTCCCGCTGTTCTCCAAAAAGCTCGACGCACAGGCCGAAGCAAAAGAGTTCGCCGAGGACACACTGTCCGTTCTCGCCTCAATGCTCATCGCCCTGACGTTGGTGGCGACACTCGCCATGCCATTTTTAGTCTCCGCAATGGCGGCGGGGTTTATTGGTGACGCACGTTTTGATTTGGCCGTTGATTTTGGTCGGGTCGCCTTTCCCTACATCTTCTTTATTGCGCTCTCTGCCCTCTTTGCGGGCATTCTCAACGCGTCAGGCAAATTTGCCGCCGCCGCCGCCGCCCCCGTCATGCTCAACATCATCCTGTCTGGCGCGATGGTCGGTGCGGCGTGGATGGGGTGGGATGTCGCCAAAGCGTTGATCTGGTCGGTGCCTCTTGCAGGCATTGCACAACTCGCCATCGTTTGGCGCGCTGCCGCTAAAATCGGGTTCAATCTACGCCCCCGCTTTCCGCGTATGACGCCAGAGCTCAAAACCCTGCTGATCCTTGCTGGCCCTGCCGCCCTTGCGGGGGGCGTTGTGCAAATCAACCTCTTGATCGGACGCCAAGTTGCGTCCTTTGGCGAGGCGGGCGCGCTGCAATATCTCAATCTCGCTGATCGCCTCTACCAACTTCCGCTCGGTGTCGTAGCCATTGCTATTGGGGTTGTTCTCTTACCGGATCTGTCGCGCAGACTTCATGCAGGTGACGGTGCGGGCGCGCGTGATGCGTCGAACCGTGCGATGGAATTCGCGCTTTTGCTCACGGTCCCGTCCGCCGTTGCCTTGATGATCGTGCCGGAGCCGCTGATTTCATTCCTATTCCAACGTGGCCGCTTTACGCCTGAAGACGCGCAAAAAACCGCGATGGCCGTGGCTATATACGGCGTTGGCCTGCCCGCGTTCGTAATGCAAAAAGTCCTACAGCCGCTTTATTTCGCGCGCGAAGACACCAGAACGCCGTTTCGATTTGCCCTGTGGGCAATGGTCATCAATGCCGTCGTCGCAATCGGTCTGTCGTTTGCAATCGGCTATCTCGCCGCCGCAGTGGCCACCACCCTCGCCGCCTGGACAATGGTCTGGTTGTTGTGGCGTGGGACAAAAACCATGGGCGATGACGTCAAAATAGACGCGCGACTACGCAGCCGCGCACCGCGCATTTTTATCGCCTCGGCCATAATGGGCGCGTACGTTTATGGCGTGAACATCCTGCTCGCCCCTGTCTATGACCTGTCGCGCGGTCTGGCTGTATTCATCATGGTGGCAAGTGGCATTGCCGTCTATTTCGTAGCCGCATACGCCATCGGCGCGATGAAATTGTCCGACCTCAAAGCGGCGGTAAAACGCGGCTAG
- a CDS encoding rhomboid family intramembrane serine protease: protein MSDHSDDHEYTPESPFNALPPAVVLLAVVIGGIELLFQIGSYGIVGGPDAIGWRITAMEQFAFFDTVFDAMRDQGIWPFEHVQRFLTYAFVHHSFTHAAMVVVFILALGKMVGETFGNIAVLIVFFVSVVAGALAYGLFLDTSTPLVGAYSGAYGLIGSYTLMLWIGLGAMKQNQMRAFTLIGFLLAIQLIFGLLFGATPDWLADIAGFVMGFGVSILLVPGAPRRILARIRKR, encoded by the coding sequence ATGTCCGATCATTCAGATGACCATGAGTACACACCAGAGTCTCCGTTCAATGCGCTTCCGCCAGCCGTAGTGTTATTGGCGGTTGTGATTGGTGGTATCGAATTGCTGTTTCAAATCGGGTCGTATGGGATCGTCGGCGGGCCGGACGCAATCGGGTGGCGGATCACCGCAATGGAACAATTTGCGTTCTTTGATACGGTGTTCGACGCGATGCGTGACCAAGGCATTTGGCCGTTCGAGCATGTGCAGCGGTTTTTAACCTACGCCTTTGTGCATCATTCGTTTACGCACGCGGCGATGGTGGTGGTGTTTATTCTCGCACTTGGCAAAATGGTTGGTGAGACATTTGGCAACATCGCCGTGCTTATTGTCTTTTTTGTCTCTGTGGTGGCGGGGGCGCTTGCCTACGGTTTGTTTTTGGACACATCGACGCCGCTTGTGGGGGCGTATTCAGGGGCTTATGGCCTTATCGGGTCATATACGCTAATGCTCTGGATCGGCCTCGGCGCGATGAAGCAAAATCAGATGCGTGCCTTTACGCTCATTGGCTTTTTGCTCGCAATCCAGCTCATATTTGGATTGTTGTTTGGGGCAACACCCGACTGGCTGGCAGATATTGCGGGCTTTGTTATGGGCTTTGGGGTCTCGATCCTACTTGTCCCCGGTGCGCCGCGCCGCATTTTGGCGCGGATCCGCAAACGCTAG
- the trpS gene encoding tryptophan--tRNA ligase, whose protein sequence is MADAAFTPRVFSGIKPSGGLTLGNYLGAIKRFVGMQGGDFETIYCVVDMHAVTVWQNPDDLRTATREVAAGYLASGIDPSKSILFNQSRVSAHAELGWLFNCVARVGWMNRMTQFKDKAGKNSEQVSLGLYAYPSLMAADILAYHATHVPVGEDQKQHVELTRDIAKKFNHDYKVDFFPETTPVIEGPAMRVMNLRDGTKKMSKSGESDMERVNMLDDADTIAKKFKKSRSDQDVLPDSMDGLADRAEARNLVNIYAALADISNDAVLAEYGGQGWGKFKPALADLAVEKLAPISGEMRRFMDDPAEIDRIMAHGADKARAIAEPILNKTFDIMGFVR, encoded by the coding sequence ATGGCTGACGCTGCTTTTACCCCTCGCGTCTTTTCAGGGATCAAGCCTTCGGGAGGTCTGACACTCGGCAACTACCTTGGCGCGATCAAGCGTTTTGTAGGGATGCAAGGTGGCGATTTCGAAACGATCTATTGTGTGGTCGACATGCATGCCGTGACCGTCTGGCAAAATCCCGACGATCTACGCACAGCCACACGCGAAGTGGCGGCGGGCTATCTGGCCTCTGGCATTGATCCGTCAAAATCCATTTTGTTCAATCAATCGCGCGTCTCCGCACACGCCGAACTTGGATGGCTCTTTAACTGTGTTGCGCGGGTCGGATGGATGAACCGCATGACCCAATTCAAAGACAAAGCAGGCAAAAACTCCGAACAGGTCTCGCTTGGCCTGTATGCCTACCCGTCTTTGATGGCCGCCGACATTCTCGCCTACCACGCCACACATGTGCCCGTAGGCGAAGATCAAAAACAGCACGTCGAACTGACCCGTGATATCGCCAAAAAATTCAACCACGATTACAAAGTGGACTTTTTCCCCGAAACCACTCCCGTGATCGAAGGGCCAGCTATGCGCGTCATGAACCTGCGCGATGGCACCAAAAAAATGTCAAAATCGGGCGAGAGTGACATGGAGCGCGTCAACATGCTTGATGATGCTGACACCATCGCCAAGAAGTTCAAAAAATCCCGCTCCGACCAAGATGTACTTCCCGACTCCATGGACGGGCTTGCCGATCGCGCCGAAGCCCGCAACCTCGTCAATATCTACGCTGCATTGGCTGACATTTCGAATGACGCCGTTTTGGCTGAGTACGGCGGTCAGGGATGGGGCAAATTCAAACCTGCGTTGGCGGATCTTGCGGTTGAAAAACTGGCTCCTATTTCGGGCGAAATGCGCCGCTTTATGGATGATCCCGCAGAGATTGATCGCATCATGGCACATGGGGCGGACAAAGCACGCGCCATCGCCGAGCCGATCCTCAACAAGACATTTGATATCATGGGCTTTGTCCGCTGA
- a CDS encoding universal stress protein: MRKFLVILDDSRECLNAMRFAAMRAANTGAGVTILSIIPPEEFNHWIGVADIMREETRDRIVAHFEVFAKWMRDRQGIDPELVIREGEAVHEILSQIKEDAGIGVLVLGAGTEKHGPGPLIAAMTKQAGFLPIPMTLVPGEISKERLEEIT; encoded by the coding sequence ATGCGCAAATTTCTTGTGATCCTAGACGACAGTCGCGAATGCCTGAACGCAATGCGCTTTGCCGCCATGCGCGCGGCCAACACCGGTGCGGGCGTCACGATCCTATCCATTATTCCCCCAGAGGAATTCAATCACTGGATCGGGGTGGCCGACATCATGCGCGAGGAAACCCGCGACCGTATCGTTGCGCACTTTGAGGTGTTTGCGAAATGGATGCGTGATCGTCAGGGCATTGATCCCGAACTGGTTATTCGCGAAGGCGAAGCAGTGCACGAAATCCTGTCCCAAATCAAAGAAGACGCTGGGATCGGCGTTTTGGTTTTGGGGGCGGGCACCGAAAAACATGGCCCCGGCCCGTTGATCGCTGCCATGACCAAACAAGCCGGATTTTTGCCGATCCCGATGACATTGGTGCCCGGCGAAATCTCGAAAGAGCGCCTTGAGGAAATCACCTAA
- a CDS encoding NifU family protein, giving the protein MFIQTESTPNPATLKFLPGQTVLEAGTADFTTQEAAASSPLAARIFAVGNVTGVFFGHDFVTVTKDESTDWDHIKPALLGAIMEHFQSGAPVMEGEATTNAGHAAHDGPDSEIVEQIKELLDTRVRPAVAQDGGDITFHGFEKGVVYLHMQGACAGCPSSTLTLKMGIENLLRHYIPEVLEVRPVAA; this is encoded by the coding sequence ATGTTCATTCAGACCGAATCCACGCCGAACCCCGCCACATTGAAGTTTCTCCCCGGACAAACCGTTCTTGAGGCGGGCACGGCAGATTTCACGACACAAGAGGCGGCAGCATCGTCCCCCCTAGCCGCGCGCATTTTTGCCGTTGGCAACGTCACGGGCGTGTTTTTCGGTCATGATTTTGTGACCGTGACCAAAGATGAGTCCACGGATTGGGACCACATCAAACCCGCACTTTTGGGTGCGATCATGGAGCATTTCCAATCTGGCGCCCCCGTGATGGAGGGTGAGGCAACCACAAACGCCGGCCACGCCGCGCATGACGGACCCGACAGCGAGATTGTCGAACAGATCAAAGAACTGCTTGATACCCGTGTGCGCCCTGCTGTGGCCCAAGATGGTGGAGACATCACATTCCACGGGTTCGAAAAAGGCGTGGTTTACCTGCACATGCAAGGCGCATGCGCCGGCTGCCCATCGTCGACACTGACCCTCAAAATGGGGATTGAGAACCTGCTGCGCCACTACATCCCCGAGGTGCTCGAAGTGCGCCCGGTAGCGGCATAA
- a CDS encoding GNAT family N-acetyltransferase produces MERAPDLNALAALHADTFETPRPWSQTELAGLLASYGVFLIEDEGPSMIMGRVVADEAELLTLAVAKTARGRGLGRRALAAYESRAQGLGAHTSFLEVAVNNVAAISLYTSAHYTESGRRRAYYTQPDGSKVDALILSKPLKPA; encoded by the coding sequence GTGGAACGCGCTCCTGATCTAAACGCCTTGGCGGCGCTCCACGCAGACACTTTTGAGACGCCCCGCCCATGGTCACAGACCGAATTGGCGGGGCTTCTTGCGTCTTACGGGGTCTTTTTGATTGAGGACGAAGGCCCGTCCATGATCATGGGGCGCGTTGTTGCCGATGAGGCCGAACTCTTGACCCTCGCTGTTGCAAAAACTGCGCGGGGGCGCGGCCTTGGTCGTCGTGCGCTCGCCGCATATGAGAGCCGCGCACAGGGTTTGGGCGCGCACACCTCATTTCTCGAGGTCGCAGTCAATAATGTCGCTGCAATTTCCCTCTACACCTCAGCGCATTACACCGAATCTGGGCGCAGACGCGCCTACTACACACAACCCGATGGTTCAAAAGTAGACGCGCTCATACTCTCAAAGCCACTCAAACCAGCATGA
- a CDS encoding BMP family lipoprotein — translation MSLMKTFLGAAAALAVTSGAALADPAIIFDLGGKFDKSFNEAAFNGAERWKAETGGSYRDLELQSDAQREQALRRFAESNYNPIVMAGFSWGSALGAVAPDFPDTNFAIIDMVVDGPNVRSIVFNEHEGSFLVGVLAAHAAEGDTVSFVGGMDIPLISKFACGYAQGVKYVKPDANVIVNMTGTTPAAWNDPVKGGELTKAQISQGSEVVFAAAGGTGLGVLQTAADEGILSIGVDSNQNYLQPGSVLTSMMKRVDNAVYESFTAGDDLAVGTLSVMGLANEGVSYALDEFNADLISDDMKAAVEDAKAKIIAGEIIVHDYMSDETCPAY, via the coding sequence ATGAGCCTTATGAAGACATTCCTCGGCGCGGCTGCGGCCCTTGCCGTCACCTCCGGCGCTGCACTGGCCGATCCGGCGATCATCTTCGACCTTGGTGGCAAGTTCGACAAATCATTCAACGAAGCGGCGTTCAACGGCGCTGAGCGTTGGAAGGCAGAAACAGGCGGATCTTACCGCGATCTCGAATTGCAGTCTGACGCCCAGCGCGAACAAGCGCTCCGCCGTTTTGCCGAAAGCAACTACAACCCGATCGTCATGGCTGGCTTCTCTTGGGGCTCTGCGCTGGGCGCCGTGGCTCCCGATTTCCCCGACACGAATTTCGCGATCATCGACATGGTCGTCGATGGACCAAACGTGCGCTCCATTGTGTTCAACGAACATGAGGGCTCGTTCCTTGTGGGCGTTCTGGCCGCACACGCAGCCGAAGGCGACACCGTGTCCTTTGTTGGCGGCATGGATATCCCCCTCATCTCCAAATTCGCATGTGGCTACGCCCAAGGTGTGAAATACGTCAAACCAGACGCAAACGTGATTGTGAACATGACGGGCACAACACCCGCCGCGTGGAACGATCCCGTAAAAGGTGGCGAGTTGACCAAAGCCCAGATCAGCCAAGGCTCCGAAGTTGTCTTTGCGGCGGCTGGCGGTACTGGCCTCGGTGTTTTGCAAACTGCGGCAGACGAGGGCATTTTGTCCATCGGTGTCGATAGCAACCAAAACTACCTTCAGCCAGGTTCGGTTCTGACCTCCATGATGAAACGCGTCGACAACGCCGTATATGAAAGCTTCACAGCAGGGGATGACCTCGCTGTTGGAACGCTTTCCGTTATGGGTCTCGCCAACGAAGGCGTGAGCTACGCCCTCGACGAGTTCAACGCCGATCTGATCTCCGATGACATGAAAGCGGCTGTCGAAGACGCAAAAGCCAAAATCATCGCGGGCGAAATCATCGTTCACGATTACATGTCCGACGAAACCTGCCCCGCGTACTAA